One stretch of Streptomyces sp. R21 DNA includes these proteins:
- a CDS encoding copper-binding protein, with the protein MAISTRTTRTTRTALRTTAVAFSAALVLAACSSGGGGDKASESASSGASKAGSGTRVTVTETEYALKLSRSSFTPGTYTFVTDNAGKITHALSIDGPGVEDAKTKNLQGGQEATLTVTLKKGTYDLYCPITGHKQLGMNKEIQVG; encoded by the coding sequence ATGGCAATCTCGACACGCACGACCCGCACGACCCGCACAGCACTCCGTACGACTGCGGTGGCCTTCTCCGCCGCTCTCGTCCTGGCCGCCTGCTCCAGCGGGGGCGGCGGCGATAAAGCGAGCGAATCGGCGAGCTCCGGCGCGAGCAAGGCCGGGTCGGGGACCCGGGTGACGGTCACCGAGACCGAGTACGCGCTGAAGCTGTCCCGGTCGTCCTTCACACCGGGCACCTACACCTTCGTCACCGACAACGCGGGCAAGATCACGCACGCGCTGTCGATCGACGGTCCCGGCGTCGAGGACGCCAAGACCAAGAACCTCCAGGGCGGCCAGGAGGCAACACTGACGGTGACTCTCAAGAAGGGGACGTACGACTTGTACTGCCCGATCACCGGTCACAAGCAGCTCGGCATGAACAAGGAGATCCAGGTCGGCTGA